In Bacillus sp. DX3.1, the following proteins share a genomic window:
- a CDS encoding AAA domain-containing protein has protein sequence MFGETEGDISMTTTLQTPSLTETMKEWHQALTYEITHWKTIGGSKLSIINGRFLYTDYESTVYVFQLISEVSLPDGTPIRIEFDGEEATGEVLSVHGLEIELKLNDYIQGEIREAILYSEPWQLLEQLQERLKEVRKDKQKRQRVKRLLDGNSTPKHIEKMKNPKNELAYRSFYNATTYVWGPPGTGKSYNLSRIISAHYQKGKSVLVLAHSNAAVDVLMSEVTKQIEKKEKWTPGEIVRYGFSQHEHIRNHETLLASRLVETTNESWGEERLYLEELRQELRQKILSYKATASEKKRMQEIEGDLRKQKAKIKEVEREYIENAKVIGATLSKCAIDSLIYERNFDLIIVDEVSMAYVPQIALAASLGKRIVVCGDFLQLPPIALANHELVTKWLKEDMFYHAGIVDSVNHRQKHPNLFMLQEQRRMHPEISSFTNSFIYNNRVFDHPSVSVRKELAELQPFANEATALFDTSLMGAYSLKDASSGSRFNILSGLMAMQLVLIGLLDGMPSIGVVTPYRAQARFLSTCIRELLQKTKLQHAPVLAATVHKFQGSERDMMLFDTVDSYPSERPGVLFFDHKNHRLVNVAVTRARGKFIQLSDCQYMRKNLSRKQALSQLTAHLQRQGNVYDRTTSRPLLERKLTKRLRWFVQMTIEEPKALLKDILSAKQKIIVSLPSTRQIDKRIWQALARTTAQVTIYSEGTIPLKNAQVCRKNKAMPFVLIDDEVLWAGAPLTSNVMFEGTPEFPYITARLQAPETIGVLKGFLDVR, from the coding sequence ATGTTTGGAGAGACGGAAGGAGACATCAGTATGACTACAACTTTACAAACTCCTTCATTAACAGAAACGATGAAAGAGTGGCATCAAGCGTTAACATATGAAATTACACATTGGAAAACGATAGGTGGCAGTAAGCTATCCATTATAAATGGTCGTTTTTTATATACAGATTATGAGAGTACGGTTTATGTATTTCAGCTTATTTCTGAAGTGAGCTTACCAGACGGTACACCAATTCGTATTGAATTTGATGGTGAGGAAGCAACAGGAGAAGTGCTATCTGTACATGGATTAGAAATCGAATTGAAATTAAATGATTATATACAAGGCGAAATAAGAGAAGCTATTTTATATAGTGAGCCATGGCAGTTATTAGAACAATTGCAAGAGCGTTTGAAAGAAGTAAGAAAAGATAAACAAAAGCGTCAGCGGGTAAAACGTCTTTTGGATGGAAACAGTACGCCAAAGCATATTGAAAAAATGAAGAATCCAAAAAACGAACTTGCGTATCGCTCTTTTTATAATGCGACGACATATGTTTGGGGACCGCCTGGAACAGGGAAGTCCTATAATTTATCACGCATCATTTCTGCGCATTATCAAAAAGGAAAATCAGTGCTTGTGTTAGCACATAGTAATGCAGCGGTAGATGTATTAATGAGTGAAGTGACAAAGCAAATTGAAAAAAAAGAAAAATGGACACCTGGAGAGATTGTCCGTTATGGTTTTAGTCAACATGAGCACATTCGTAACCATGAAACGTTGCTAGCTTCTAGATTAGTTGAAACAACAAATGAATCATGGGGAGAAGAGAGACTGTATTTAGAAGAATTACGTCAAGAACTTCGCCAAAAGATTCTTTCTTATAAAGCGACGGCTTCTGAAAAGAAACGTATGCAGGAAATAGAAGGAGACCTTCGTAAGCAAAAGGCGAAAATCAAGGAAGTAGAAAGAGAATACATTGAGAATGCGAAAGTAATTGGAGCAACGTTATCAAAATGTGCGATTGATTCGCTTATTTATGAAAGAAATTTTGATTTAATCATTGTAGATGAAGTGAGTATGGCCTATGTGCCACAAATTGCGTTAGCAGCTTCACTCGGAAAACGAATCGTTGTATGTGGTGATTTTTTACAATTGCCACCGATTGCTTTAGCAAATCATGAACTTGTTACAAAGTGGTTAAAAGAAGATATGTTTTATCATGCGGGTATTGTTGATTCAGTGAATCATCGTCAGAAGCATCCAAACTTATTTATGCTGCAAGAACAGCGCCGCATGCATCCGGAAATATCAAGTTTTACAAATTCATTTATATACAATAATAGAGTATTTGATCATCCATCTGTTTCCGTTCGAAAAGAGCTTGCAGAGTTGCAGCCTTTTGCGAATGAAGCAACAGCTCTGTTTGATACAAGCTTAATGGGTGCCTATTCTTTAAAAGATGCTTCATCAGGTTCACGTTTTAATATTCTTTCCGGACTCATGGCGATGCAGCTTGTTTTAATAGGTTTGCTGGACGGGATGCCATCTATTGGTGTTGTAACTCCATATCGTGCCCAAGCACGTTTTTTATCAACTTGTATAAGAGAACTGCTGCAAAAAACAAAGTTACAACATGCGCCTGTTTTAGCGGCAACTGTTCATAAGTTCCAAGGATCTGAACGTGATATGATGCTGTTTGATACGGTGGATAGTTATCCAAGCGAGCGCCCTGGTGTATTATTCTTTGATCATAAAAACCATCGCCTTGTAAATGTTGCGGTAACAAGGGCAAGGGGGAAATTTATTCAGCTTTCTGACTGCCAATACATGAGGAAAAACCTTTCTCGAAAGCAAGCATTGTCACAATTAACAGCACATTTACAAAGACAAGGGAATGTATATGATCGAACAACATCACGTCCGTTGTTAGAAAGAAAGTTGACGAAACGCTTGCGCTGGTTTGTACAAATGACGATAGAAGAACCGAAGGCATTATTAAAAGATATTCTTTCGGCAAAACAGAAAATTATTGTATCGCTTCCGAGTACAAGACAAATAGATAAAAGAATTTGGCAGGCGCTAGCACGTACAACAGCACAAGTAACAATTTATAGTGAAGGAACAATCCCTTTAAAAAATGCACAAGTATGTCGGAAGAATAAAGCCATGCCTTTTGTTTTGATCGATGATGAAGTATTGTGGGCAGGTGCCCCGTTAACATCAAACGTAATGTTTGAGGGAACTCCTGAATTTCCTTATATCACTGCAAGATTACAAGCGCCTGAAACAATCGGTGTTTTAAAGGGATTTTTAGATGTGCGATAA
- a CDS encoding VOC family protein: MPVRRIEHVGLMVANLETSISFYEEVVGLTLIKRMGHPDPNLKLAFLGAEESQETIIELIEGYNPSLPTEGKVHHICFKVDSLENEIERLKKLHVTFLTEEIETLPDGARYIFFSGPDGEWVEFFETER, from the coding sequence ATGCCAGTAAGAAGAATAGAACACGTTGGACTAATGGTTGCTAACTTAGAAACTTCCATTTCATTTTATGAAGAAGTGGTTGGCCTAACACTTATAAAACGCATGGGACATCCTGATCCAAATCTAAAACTTGCCTTTTTAGGTGCAGAAGAATCCCAAGAAACAATCATTGAATTAATTGAAGGTTATAATCCTTCTCTTCCAACAGAAGGAAAAGTACATCATATTTGCTTCAAGGTGGATTCATTAGAAAATGAAATAGAAAGACTGAAGAAGTTACATGTAACATTTCTAACAGAGGAAATCGAAACATTACCTGATGGAGCACGTTATATTTTCTTCTCTGGTCCTGACGGAGAATGGGTGGAGTTTTTTGAGACAGAACGATGA
- a CDS encoding GNAT family protein: MNKIQGNEIFLRLLCTEDAKSVFDSTEIEEIRFMTGTTKRFTLKEVEAHIKKCIADTTRVDFAICLSKTNEVIGDLAILEIDKENQKAFYRISMHNLNTVGKGYGSEATQLTLSYAFDVLQLNRLQLEVYSHNPRGIRAYEKAGFIQEGRLREVLFINNQFSDEVIMSVLKRDYEKQKKS; this comes from the coding sequence ATGAACAAAATTCAAGGAAATGAAATATTTTTAAGACTACTCTGTACAGAAGACGCGAAATCTGTATTTGATTCAACAGAAATAGAAGAAATCCGTTTTATGACAGGGACTACGAAACGTTTTACACTTAAAGAAGTTGAAGCACATATTAAAAAATGCATTGCTGATACAACACGTGTAGATTTCGCTATTTGTCTAAGTAAAACAAATGAAGTCATTGGAGATTTAGCTATTTTAGAAATAGATAAGGAGAATCAAAAAGCGTTTTATCGTATTTCTATGCACAATTTAAATACAGTAGGGAAAGGATATGGCTCAGAAGCTACTCAACTAACACTAAGTTATGCATTCGATGTATTACAACTTAACCGCCTTCAGTTAGAAGTGTATAGTCATAATCCTCGAGGAATTCGCGCATATGAAAAGGCAGGATTTATACAAGAAGGCAGACTGAGAGAAGTACTATTCATTAACAATCAATTTTCTGATGAAGTCATTATGAGCGTTTTAAAAAGAGATTATGAAAAACAAAAAAAATCATAA
- a CDS encoding D-cysteine desulfhydrase: MNLAKFPRKKYTESYTPIEKLNHFSEVLGGPSIYLKRDDLLGLTAGGNKTRKLEFLVADAQEKGADTLITCGGIQSNHCRLTLAAAVKEKMKCILVLEEGLEEDSKPDFNGNYFLYHLLGAENIKVVPNGTDLMDEMQKVAKEVTEKGNQPYIIPVGGSNATGAMGYVACAQEILAQSFNEGINFDAVVCVSGSGGMHSGLVTGFYGNQSGIPVIGINVSRGKAEQEEKVFQLVKETSAHVGIPNFIPREAVTCFDEYVGPGYALPTPEMVEAVQLLAKTEGILLDPVYTGKAAAGLIDLIRKGTFKQDDNILFVHSGGAPALYANTSLFV, from the coding sequence ATGAATTTAGCGAAATTCCCTAGAAAAAAATACACAGAATCATATACGCCAATCGAAAAATTAAATCATTTTTCTGAAGTCCTTGGAGGGCCTTCTATTTATTTAAAACGAGATGATCTACTTGGTTTGACGGCTGGTGGAAATAAAACAAGAAAATTAGAGTTCCTTGTTGCTGATGCGCAGGAAAAAGGTGCAGATACGTTAATTACATGCGGGGGTATTCAATCCAATCATTGTCGTTTAACGTTAGCAGCTGCTGTAAAAGAAAAAATGAAGTGTATCCTTGTACTTGAAGAGGGGCTTGAAGAAGATTCAAAACCAGATTTTAACGGTAACTACTTTTTATATCATTTACTAGGTGCTGAGAACATTAAAGTTGTACCTAATGGAACGGATCTTATGGATGAAATGCAGAAAGTAGCGAAAGAGGTAACAGAGAAAGGGAACCAACCTTACATAATTCCAGTTGGAGGATCTAATGCTACTGGTGCAATGGGATATGTTGCATGCGCTCAGGAAATCTTAGCGCAGTCGTTTAATGAAGGAATCAATTTCGATGCTGTTGTTTGTGTAAGTGGTAGCGGGGGAATGCATTCTGGTTTAGTGACTGGGTTTTATGGGAACCAAAGCGGTATTCCGGTAATTGGGATCAATGTAAGCCGAGGAAAAGCAGAACAGGAGGAGAAAGTGTTTCAGCTTGTGAAAGAAACTTCAGCACATGTTGGGATTCCAAACTTTATTCCTCGTGAGGCTGTTACATGTTTCGATGAGTACGTTGGACCAGGTTATGCCTTACCTACGCCTGAAATGGTGGAAGCTGTTCAACTTTTAGCAAAAACAGAAGGGATTTTACTTGATCCTGTATATACTGGTAAAGCAGCAGCTGGGCTTATCGATCTAATCCGAAAAGGTACCTTTAAGCAGGATGATAACATTTTATTTGTACATTCAGGTGGTGCCCCGGCGTTATACGCCAATACATCTCTCTTCGTTTAA
- a CDS encoding DUF4073 domain-containing protein: protein MKKAALSIATIATLLPVFSTGAQAEEHVREQKSATMFNVSSDIQGDLGDFDHILKDMNKVTPHSRALIMNGDITGIGLQSQYDGVKRVLNENKHPQNIWSTVGNHEFYAPKWTADGTLAQMAPDVIADDKKNVIVGATEYMEYSIEGTNEWHTYNPANLPKFEGDQTVYVRHKGEMNLQPGLTQIVRFSADK from the coding sequence ATGAAAAAGGCAGCCTTATCTATAGCGACTATTGCTACGTTATTACCTGTATTTTCAACAGGTGCACAGGCAGAGGAGCATGTTCGGGAACAAAAATCAGCGACAATGTTTAATGTTAGTAGCGATATTCAAGGAGATTTAGGAGATTTTGATCACATACTAAAAGATATGAATAAAGTGACACCTCATTCTAGAGCTTTAATTATGAATGGAGATATTACCGGGATAGGATTACAATCTCAATATGATGGGGTAAAGCGTGTGCTGAACGAAAATAAACATCCGCAAAATATATGGTCAACAGTTGGGAACCACGAGTTTTACGCCCCGAAATGGACAGCAGACGGTACACTTGCACAAATGGCACCGGATGTTATAGCCGACGATAAAAAGAATGTTATTGTCGGTGCGACGGAGTACATGGAATATTCTATAGAGGGAACAAACGAATGGCATACATATAATCCGGCAAACCTTCCGAAATTTGAAGGGGATCAAACGGTATATGTACGCCATAAAGGGGAAATGAATCTACAGCCTGGGTTAACGCAAATTGTTCGCTTTTCGGCTGATAAATAA
- a CDS encoding ABC transporter ATP-binding protein, translated as MTSLLKLAEVSKVYGEGNTEVTALHPISLDVKAGEFIGIVGPSGSGKSTLLSIAGALLSPSKGDIYIREQNITHLSEKEMTDIRLKRIGFIFQFANLVPYLNVTEQLLYIAKLKKENRKEAVKRVEYLLAVFGLTQRKDHYPNQLSGGERQRVAIARAFMNNPDLILADEPTASLDSKRGREVVEMMKREVKESQKAAIMITHDERMLDVCDRILTLRDGKLV; from the coding sequence ATGACATCACTATTAAAATTAGCTGAAGTAAGTAAAGTGTATGGAGAAGGAAATACAGAGGTGACGGCACTTCATCCGATTTCACTCGATGTGAAAGCTGGAGAGTTTATCGGAATTGTTGGTCCATCTGGGTCAGGAAAAAGTACATTATTATCGATTGCTGGTGCACTTTTATCCCCATCCAAAGGAGATATTTATATTCGAGAGCAAAACATTACACATTTATCCGAAAAAGAGATGACAGATATTCGTTTGAAACGTATTGGATTCATTTTTCAGTTTGCGAATCTTGTGCCGTATTTAAATGTAACAGAACAACTTCTTTACATTGCAAAATTAAAAAAAGAAAATCGTAAAGAAGCAGTAAAACGTGTTGAATACTTATTAGCAGTATTTGGTTTAACGCAGAGAAAAGATCACTATCCAAATCAATTATCTGGTGGAGAGCGACAACGTGTTGCAATTGCTCGTGCTTTCATGAATAATCCAGATTTAATATTAGCTGATGAACCAACTGCAAGTCTCGATTCAAAACGCGGACGTGAAGTTGTAGAAATGATGAAGCGTGAAGTGAAAGAGAGTCAAAAAGCAGCGATTATGATAACGCATGATGAGAGAATGCTAGATGTATGTGATCGTATTTTGACGTTACGTGATGGGAAATTAGTATAG
- a CDS encoding ABC transporter permease, giving the protein MFLALRELKQSKLRYGLIGLIMILLSFLVLVISGLANGLSYDNASSIQNMDATKFVVASDAENKLLRSQIKKEDVDEVMGQVDQKDAVPFHVKVSTYEKKDSSKKVDIAIFASERDTFLEPKIVQGNALGTAQDEMVADESIKEKGIDIGDTIIDPVSKKEFKIVGFTKDQMFSHTPVVYVNQDVWSQIAQPNQKDYSAIALRTDKEVKNAHVIEKKEVLQSIPGYKEEQGTLTMIIAFLLVIAALLIGVFFYVITLQKTQQLGVLKAIGTKNSYLANSLVVQALFLSVVAMVISIGLVAGLQQILPESMPFLLTTMMIGQYAGIFIVISVIGTLISLYQVLKVDALEAIGGGM; this is encoded by the coding sequence ATGTTTTTAGCTCTGCGTGAATTAAAACAATCAAAATTAAGATATGGATTAATCGGACTTATCATGATTTTATTATCATTTTTAGTCCTTGTTATTTCTGGATTAGCGAATGGGTTATCTTATGATAATGCGTCTTCCATTCAAAATATGGATGCGACAAAATTTGTAGTAGCAAGTGATGCGGAAAATAAGTTACTTCGTTCACAAATTAAGAAAGAAGATGTTGATGAGGTAATGGGGCAAGTCGATCAAAAAGATGCTGTACCATTTCATGTGAAAGTTTCAACGTATGAAAAGAAGGATAGTTCAAAAAAGGTCGATATCGCAATTTTTGCAAGCGAGCGTGACACATTTTTAGAACCAAAGATTGTGCAAGGTAATGCACTAGGCACAGCGCAAGATGAAATGGTTGCTGACGAATCAATTAAAGAAAAAGGCATAGATATTGGAGATACAATTATTGATCCAGTGTCCAAAAAAGAATTTAAAATAGTTGGATTTACGAAAGATCAAATGTTTAGCCATACGCCTGTTGTTTATGTAAATCAAGATGTGTGGAGTCAAATTGCCCAGCCAAATCAAAAGGATTATAGTGCAATTGCACTACGTACAGATAAAGAAGTGAAAAATGCACATGTGATTGAGAAAAAAGAAGTTCTTCAAAGTATACCAGGATATAAAGAAGAACAAGGGACATTAACAATGATTATTGCGTTCTTACTTGTTATTGCAGCTTTATTAATTGGTGTATTCTTCTATGTGATTACATTGCAAAAAACGCAGCAATTAGGTGTATTAAAAGCGATTGGGACAAAAAATTCATATTTAGCAAATAGTTTAGTTGTGCAAGCATTATTCTTATCTGTTGTCGCTATGGTTATCAGCATAGGATTGGTTGCAGGGTTACAACAGATTTTGCCAGAAAGCATGCCTTTCTTATTAACAACAATGATGATTGGACAATATGCAGGAATCTTTATTGTTATCAGTGTAATTGGAACACTCATTTCCTTATATCAAGTATTGAAAGTTGATGCGTTAGAAGCAATTGGAGGTGGCATGTAA
- a CDS encoding HAMP domain-containing sensor histidine kinase yields MKSLYSRFVLITMGIMLLSSIIGFLLTNVYYQVKLKPYNSEKILRYAEEVKYLYEKQTEETKDEYLHSIAKLGYEIYVVDDQKQGKRIGNAFRTIKISDATIDEVLQGKVYNGVSTYPTRLFITGFFDNELINSVGVPLKNGDKQYALFIRPDIQQQFGEMRIFLAVLLGFIVGLSMICIAIAARFIVHPIQKFTKATQKIASGEYDIELEHNRKDEIGTLAVSFQKMTKSIKDLDQMRQEFVSNVSHEFQSPLSSIQGFSKTLQTDKMTEDERLHYLKIIESESKRMSSLCKQLLTLASLDKEEKVLQRKTFNLQKQIKDVIFMMEWNWREKDIAIEFDVPSISITGDENLLHQVWTNMFTNSIKFTDSGGTIEFQVEEIEDKAVISISDNGLGMETEEIEKIFERFYKVDTARARNIEGSGLGLSIVKKIIELHQGKISVVSEKGKGTKFQIELPKVKEKAANL; encoded by the coding sequence ATGAAATCACTTTATTCTAGATTTGTATTGATTACCATGGGGATTATGCTTCTTAGTAGCATCATTGGTTTTTTATTAACCAATGTTTATTATCAAGTGAAATTAAAACCGTATAATAGTGAAAAGATTTTACGTTACGCCGAGGAAGTAAAATATTTATATGAAAAACAGACTGAGGAAACGAAGGATGAGTATTTACATTCTATTGCGAAATTAGGTTATGAGATTTATGTAGTAGATGATCAAAAACAGGGGAAACGGATTGGAAATGCTTTTCGGACTATAAAGATTAGTGATGCTACAATTGATGAAGTTTTACAAGGTAAGGTATACAATGGTGTTTCTACTTATCCAACCCGTCTATTTATAACTGGCTTTTTTGATAATGAATTAATTAATAGTGTAGGGGTTCCACTGAAAAATGGTGATAAGCAATATGCCTTATTTATTCGTCCTGATATTCAGCAGCAATTCGGTGAAATGAGAATTTTCTTAGCGGTGTTGCTTGGTTTTATTGTGGGATTAAGCATGATTTGTATTGCAATTGCAGCACGGTTTATTGTACATCCGATTCAAAAGTTTACGAAGGCGACACAAAAAATTGCAAGTGGAGAATACGATATTGAACTGGAACATAATCGCAAAGATGAAATTGGTACTTTAGCTGTTAGTTTCCAAAAAATGACGAAGAGTATAAAAGATTTAGATCAAATGAGGCAGGAGTTTGTTTCGAATGTTTCTCATGAATTCCAATCGCCGTTATCTTCTATTCAAGGATTTTCAAAAACATTACAGACGGATAAGATGACTGAAGATGAACGATTGCACTACTTAAAGATTATTGAATCAGAAAGTAAGCGGATGTCTAGTTTGTGCAAACAGTTACTAACACTAGCATCCCTAGATAAAGAAGAAAAGGTGCTTCAAAGAAAAACGTTTAATCTGCAAAAACAAATTAAGGATGTCATTTTTATGATGGAGTGGAACTGGCGTGAAAAAGACATTGCAATTGAATTCGATGTTCCTAGCATATCGATAACTGGTGATGAAAATTTATTACATCAAGTATGGACAAATATGTTTACAAATAGTATTAAGTTTACAGACAGTGGGGGAACAATCGAATTTCAAGTAGAAGAAATAGAAGATAAAGCAGTTATTTCTATTTCTGATAATGGTCTTGGTATGGAAACGGAAGAAATTGAAAAAATTTTTGAGCGTTTTTATAAAGTTGACACAGCAAGAGCACGGAACATAGAAGGAAGCGGATTAGGCTTATCCATTGTAAAAAAAATTATTGAATTGCATCAGGGTAAAATTTCAGTGGTAAGTGAAAAAGGAAAAGGCACAAAGTTTCAGATTGAACTGCCGAAAGTGAAAGAGAAGGCTGCTAATCTGTAA
- a CDS encoding response regulator transcription factor, which yields MIHILLADDDKHIRELLQYHLQKEGYKVFGAEDGKVAQSLLEKENIHLAIVDIMMPFIDGYTLCEEIRKYYDIPVILLTAKDQLVDKEKGFISGTDDYIVKPFEPAEVIFRMKALLRRYQMLSADVITLHGTTIDRKSFEVKCNEQTILLPLKEFELLSQLASYPGRIFSREELIELVWGIDFEGDERTIDVHIKRLRDRFSKRTDDFQIKTVRGLGYKLELK from the coding sequence ATGATACATATTTTATTAGCTGATGACGATAAACATATTCGAGAATTATTACAGTACCATTTACAAAAGGAAGGATATAAAGTTTTTGGAGCTGAGGACGGAAAGGTAGCACAATCCTTATTAGAAAAAGAAAACATTCATCTTGCGATTGTTGATATAATGATGCCATTTATTGACGGGTATACACTATGTGAAGAAATTAGAAAATATTATGATATACCTGTCATTTTATTGACTGCCAAAGATCAATTAGTCGATAAAGAAAAGGGATTTATTTCTGGAACGGATGATTATATTGTAAAACCGTTTGAGCCTGCAGAAGTTATTTTTCGAATGAAAGCATTGCTTCGTCGATATCAGATGCTCAGTGCGGACGTTATAACGTTGCATGGGACAACGATTGACAGAAAAAGCTTTGAAGTAAAATGTAATGAGCAAACGATTTTGCTTCCGTTAAAGGAATTTGAATTATTATCACAACTTGCAAGTTATCCTGGAAGAATATTTTCTAGAGAAGAGCTAATTGAACTTGTTTGGGGGATTGATTTTGAAGGGGATGAGCGTACAATCGACGTTCATATTAAACGCCTTCGAGATCGATTTTCAAAACGAACAGACGATTTTCAAATTAAAACGGTACGCGGACTTGGCTATAAGTTGGAGTTGAAATAA
- a CDS encoding DUF1015 family protein, with product MATIRPFRAIRPVSEKAEKVAALPYDVLNSEEARKVVKGNSYSFLHIDKAEIDLDSSVSPYDDRVYEKARENLQGLMKDNVLVQDEEPCLYIYQLTMQGRSQSGLVVCTSIDEYTDNTIKKHERTRHEKEQDRIRHVDVCNANTGPIFLTYRTKEEVTKIITNWQENYAPIYQFTADDGVEHVIWKIAENDVISALVKSFENIPSLYIADGHHRSASAVKVGLMRREQYPNYTGNEEFNFFLSVLFPYDELSIWDYNRVVKDLNGLSEEQFLQQITQYFHVERASVSPYKPNEPHSFGMYLNNLWYKLTVKEETFDAHDVVKCLDVSILQDHLLSQVLQIHDPRADARIDFVGGIRGLEELERLVNLGDYKVAFALYPTSMEDLLEIADAGEVMPPKSTWFEPKLRSGLFIHSLE from the coding sequence TTGGCAACAATTCGACCGTTTCGGGCCATTCGTCCAGTGTCAGAAAAAGCTGAGAAAGTTGCGGCATTGCCGTATGATGTATTAAATAGTGAGGAAGCAAGGAAAGTTGTAAAAGGGAATTCATATTCATTTTTACATATTGATAAAGCAGAAATTGACTTAGACTCTTCTGTTTCTCCTTATGATGACCGTGTATATGAGAAGGCAAGAGAAAATTTACAGGGATTAATGAAAGATAACGTACTTGTACAAGATGAAGAACCGTGTTTATATATTTATCAATTAACAATGCAAGGAAGATCTCAGTCGGGGCTCGTCGTTTGTACATCAATTGATGAGTATACTGATAACACGATTAAAAAGCATGAGCGAACACGTCATGAAAAAGAGCAAGACCGTATTCGTCACGTTGATGTGTGTAATGCAAATACAGGTCCGATTTTTTTAACCTATCGTACAAAAGAAGAAGTCACAAAGATAATTACAAATTGGCAAGAGAATTATGCACCGATTTATCAATTTACTGCTGACGACGGCGTAGAGCATGTAATATGGAAGATTGCAGAAAATGATGTGATTTCTGCATTGGTAAAATCGTTTGAGAATATTCCTTCTCTATATATTGCCGACGGTCATCATCGCTCAGCATCTGCTGTAAAGGTAGGGCTTATGCGTAGAGAGCAATATCCGAACTATACAGGAAACGAAGAATTTAATTTCTTTTTATCCGTTCTATTTCCTTATGATGAACTATCCATTTGGGATTACAATCGTGTGGTTAAAGATTTAAACGGCTTATCAGAAGAACAATTTTTACAGCAAATTACACAATATTTTCATGTGGAAAGGGCAAGTGTATCTCCATATAAGCCAAACGAACCACATTCATTTGGAATGTATTTGAATAATCTATGGTACAAACTAACTGTGAAAGAAGAAACATTTGATGCCCATGATGTTGTAAAATGTTTAGATGTTTCTATTTTACAAGATCATTTATTAAGTCAAGTGTTACAAATTCATGACCCACGTGCTGACGCACGCATTGATTTCGTTGGTGGTATTCGTGGCTTAGAAGAACTAGAGCGTCTTGTAAATCTTGGTGATTATAAGGTAGCATTCGCCTTATATCCTACATCAATGGAAGATTTATTAGAAATTGCAGATGCGGGAGAAGTCATGCCGCCGAAGTCAACGTGGTTTGAACCGAAGCTTCGTAGTGGACTTTTCATACATTCTTTAGAATAG